A single genomic interval of Canis lupus dingo isolate Sandy chromosome 6, ASM325472v2, whole genome shotgun sequence harbors:
- the PSRC1 gene encoding proline/serine-rich coiled-coil protein 1 isoform X1, with translation MEDLEEDVKFIADETLDFGGLSPCDSREEEEDVAVLVTPEKPLRRGLSNRSDPNAVAPAPPGVRLSLGPLSPEKLEEILHEANRLAAQLEQCALQEQDSTGESLGPRKVKPSPRRETFVLKDSPVRDLLPTVSSLTRSTPSPSSLTPRLRSSDKKGSVRALRATSGKRPSSVKRESPTCNLFPGSKSPASSPLARSTPPIRSKAGPSGRATASPPAPVRPVLAPQPPTGNSQRLSRPQGAAAKPSSRLPVPSAIPRPASRMPLTSRSVPPSKGALPPASLPTRKGLPRPSAAGHRVPVTQRLNLPVSGATRSNLQPPKKVAVPGPTR, from the exons ATGGAAGATTTGGAGGAag aTGTGAAGTTTATAGCGGACGAGACCTTGGACTTTGGAGGGCTGTCGCCGTGTGACAG tcgtgaggaggaggaggacgtaGCAGTGTTGGTGACTCCAGAGAAACCCCTCCGAAGAGGACTCTCCAATCGAAGTGACCCAAATGCAGtggccccagcacccccaggggTGAGGCTCAGCTTAGGCCCCCTTAGTCCAGAGAAGCTGGAGGAGATTCTCCACGAGGCCAACCGGCTGGCAGCCCAGCTGGAGCAGTGTGCCCTGCAGGAGCAGGACAGCACAGGTGAGAGCCTGGGGCCTCGCAAGGTGAAGCCCAGCCCTCGACGGGAGACCTTTGTGCTGAAAGACAGTCCAGTCCGAGACCTGCTGCCCACTGTGAGTTCTTTGACTCGGAGCACCCCCTCCCCAAGCAGCCTGACACCTCGACTCCGGAGCAGCGATAAGAAGGGGTCAGTCAGGGCTCTTCGGGCAACATCTGGAAAGAGGCCTTCGAGTGTGAAGAGG GAGTCACCCACTTGCAATCTGTTCCCTGGATCCAAAAGCCCAGCGTCTTCTCCTCTTGCCCGATCCACTCCTCCAATCCGGAGCAAAGCTGGCCCCAGTGGGAGAGCAACAGCAA GTCCGCCTGCGCCTGTCAGGCCAGTCTTGGCCCCACAGCCTCCAACCGGCAACTCTCAGCGCCTCTCTCGGCCACAGGGAGCAGCTGCCAAGCCTTCCAGTCGACTGCCTGTTCCCTCGGCCATCCCCAGGCCTGCCAGCCGAATGCCACTCACCAGCCGGAGTGTACCACCTAGCAAAGgtgccctgcctccagcctctcTGCCAACTCGGAAAGGACTTCCACGACCAAGCGCTGCAGGGCACAGAG TTCCTGTTACCCAGAGACTGAATCTTCCTGTCTCTGGTGCCACTCGTAGCAATCTGCAGCCTCCCAAGAAAGTTGCAGTCCCAGGACCTACCAG GTAA
- the PSRC1 gene encoding proline/serine-rich coiled-coil protein 1 isoform X2, which produces MEDLEEDVKFIADETLDFGGLSPCDSREEEEDVAVLVTPEKPLRRGLSNRSDPNAVAPAPPGVRLSLGPLSPEKLEEILHEANRLAAQLEQCALQEQDSTGESLGPRKVKPSPRRETFVLKDSPVRDLLPTVSSLTRSTPSPSSLTPRLRSSDKKGSVRALRATSGKRPSSVKRESPTCNLFPGSKSPASSPLARSTPPIRSKAGPSGRATASPPAPVRPVLAPQPPTGNSQRLSRPQGAAAKPSSRLPVPSAIPRPASRMPLTSRSVPPSKGALPPASLPTRKGLPRPSAAGHRVPVTQRLNLPVSGATRSNLQPPKKVAVPGPTR; this is translated from the exons ATGGAAGATTTGGAGGAag aTGTGAAGTTTATAGCGGACGAGACCTTGGACTTTGGAGGGCTGTCGCCGTGTGACAG tcgtgaggaggaggaggacgtaGCAGTGTTGGTGACTCCAGAGAAACCCCTCCGAAGAGGACTCTCCAATCGAAGTGACCCAAATGCAGtggccccagcacccccaggggTGAGGCTCAGCTTAGGCCCCCTTAGTCCAGAGAAGCTGGAGGAGATTCTCCACGAGGCCAACCGGCTGGCAGCCCAGCTGGAGCAGTGTGCCCTGCAGGAGCAGGACAGCACAGGTGAGAGCCTGGGGCCTCGCAAGGTGAAGCCCAGCCCTCGACGGGAGACCTTTGTGCTGAAAGACAGTCCAGTCCGAGACCTGCTGCCCACTGTGAGTTCTTTGACTCGGAGCACCCCCTCCCCAAGCAGCCTGACACCTCGACTCCGGAGCAGCGATAAGAAGGGGTCAGTCAGGGCTCTTCGGGCAACATCTGGAAAGAGGCCTTCGAGTGTGAAGAGG GAGTCACCCACTTGCAATCTGTTCCCTGGATCCAAAAGCCCAGCGTCTTCTCCTCTTGCCCGATCCACTCCTCCAATCCGGAGCAAAGCTGGCCCCAGTGGGAGAGCAACAGCAA GTCCGCCTGCGCCTGTCAGGCCAGTCTTGGCCCCACAGCCTCCAACCGGCAACTCTCAGCGCCTCTCTCGGCCACAGGGAGCAGCTGCCAAGCCTTCCAGTCGACTGCCTGTTCCCTCGGCCATCCCCAGGCCTGCCAGCCGAATGCCACTCACCAGCCGGAGTGTACCACCTAGCAAAGgtgccctgcctccagcctctcTGCCAACTCGGAAAGGACTTCCACGACCAAGCGCTGCAGGGCACAGAG TTCCTGTTACCCAGAGACTGAATCTTCCTGTCTCTGGTGCCACTCGTAGCAATCTGCAGCCTCCCAAGAAAGTTGCAGTCCCAGGACCTACCAGGTAA